In Drosophila santomea strain STO CAGO 1482 chromosome 3L, Prin_Dsan_1.1, whole genome shotgun sequence, a single window of DNA contains:
- the LOC120449591 gene encoding ionotropic receptor 75a isoform X1, with translation MAKLSHVIILHCWSMDSLSHLALLAQSKNIFTQFKPLHSDIQLNDDFLNHNILKLGVFLDINCNLSGTVLDMASAKRLFSYRYHWLIYDRGLNFSELESHFKEAQIFIDTDVTYVTNNPIAKNFLLYDVYNKGRQLGGDLNITADREISCNKTSCRDERYLSDLYTRSALQHRKSLTGLTIRATAVVNALPLNVSTKEIFDFMNSKDRIQLDTYSRLGYQARQPLRDMLDCNCRFKYIFRDRWSDGNLTGGMIGDLILEKADLAIAPFIYSSDRALFLKPITKFSVFREICMFRNPRSVSAGLSATEFLQPFSGGVWLTFALLLFLAGCLLWVTFTLERRKQWKPSLLTSCLLSFGAGCIQGAWLTPRSMGGRMAFFALMVTSFLMYNYYTSIVVSKLLGQPIKSNIRTLQQLADSNLDVGIEPTVYTRMYLETSEDRNVRDLYRKKVLGSKRSPDRIYMPTEAGVKSVRDQEGFVYITGVATAYEFVRKQFLPHQICELNEIPLRDASHTHTVLAKTSPYAELIKLSELRMLETGVHFKHERSWMETKLHCYQHNHTVSVGLEYAAPLFIILLGAIILSMGILGLEVIWHRHCTLH, from the exons ATGGCTAAATTGAGTCATGTCATCATTTTGCACTGCTGGTCAATGGACT CACTTTCGCACCTGGCACTGCTGGCACAGTCTAAGAATATCTTCACTCAATTTAAGCCATTACACTCGGACATTCAGCTGAACGATGACTTTCTTAATCACAATATTCTTAAGCTAGGCGTTTTCTTGGATATCAATTGCAATTTAAGTGGTACAGTTTTGGATATG GCCAGTGCTAAAAGATTATTTAGTTATCGATATCATTGGCTAATCTATGATAGGGGATTGAACTTTTCCGAATTAGAATCTCACTTTAAGGAGGCACAGATATTCATTGATACCGATGTTACCTATGTCACTAATAATCCGATCgctaaaaactttttactctacgatgTGTACAACAAGGGAAGACAATTAGGAGGCGATTTAAACATAACAGCCGATCGGGAAATTTCCTGCAATAAAACGAGCTGTCGAGATGAACGATATCTGAGCGATCTTTACACACGGAGTGCTTTGCAGCATAGAAAGTCATTGACTGGATTAACTATAAGAGCCACAGCTGTG GTAAACGCTTTACCCTTGAATGTGTCCACAAAGGAGATCTTTGACTTTATGAACTCCAAGGATCGGATTCAGCTAGATACCTACAGTAGATTGGGTTACCAGGCGCGTCAGCCACTGAGAGATATGTTGGACTGCAA cTGCAGGTTCAAGTACATATTTAGGGATCGGTGGTCGGATGGTAATCTAACAGGCGGCATGATTGGCGATCTGATCCTGGAGAAAGCTGACTTGGCGATAGCTCCATTCATTTATTCCTCCGATCGCGCTTTGTTTTTGAAACCCATCACGAAATTCAGTGTTTTCCGGGAAATTTGCATGTTCCGTAATCCCCGATCCGTTTCAGCGGGTCTCAGTGCCACGGAGTTCCTGCAGCCCTTCAGTGGAGGAGTTTGGCTGACATTCGCACTGTTACTATTCCTGGCAGGCTGCCTCCTCTGGGTCACCTTCACCTTGGAGCGGCGTAAGCAGTGGAAGCCATCGCTACTCACCAGCTGCCTTCTTTCCTTCGGAGCTGGCTGCATTCAAGGGGCCTGGCTAACGCCCAGATCAATGGGTGGAAGGATGGCCTTTTTTGCCCTAATGGTCACCTCCTTTTTGATGTACAACTACTACACATCCATTGTGGTGTCCAAGCTGCTGGGCCAGCCAATTAAGTCCAACATACGTACACTGCAACAACTGGCGGATAGCAATTTGGATGTCGGCATAGAGCCAACAGTTTATACCCGCATGTATTTGGAAACATCCGAGGATCGGAATGTGCGTGACCTCTACCGAAAAAAAGTGCTTGGGAGCAAGCGATCCCCGGATCGAATTTATATGCCCACCGAGGCTGGTGTCAAATCTGTGAGGGATCAGGAAGGCTTCGTCTATATAACCGGCGTGGCAACGGCCTACGAGTTCGTGAGGAAACAATTCCTGCCTCACCAGATCTGCGAGCTCAACGAGATTCCCCTACGCGATGCCTCCCACACCCACACCGTCCTGGCGAAAACGTCACCCTATGCGGAGCTAATCAAACTGAG TGAGCTGCGAATGCTGGAGACAGGAGTTCACTTCAAGCACGAGCGGTCTTGGATGGAGACCAAACTCCACTGCTACCAGCATAATCACACGGTGTCCGTGGGTCTGGAGTACGCTGCTCCCCTGTTCATCATCCTACTAGGAGCGATAATTCTCAGCATGGGCATATTGGGACTGGAGGTCATCTGGCACCGCCACTGCACTCTTCACTGA
- the LOC120447778 gene encoding ionotropic receptor 75a, with product MQLVQLANFVLDNLVQSRIGFIVLFHCWQSDESLKFAQQFIKPIHPILVYHQFVQMRGVPNWPHLELNYMGHTQPTLAIYVDIKCEQAQELVQEASREQIYNQHYHWLLVGNQSELEFYDLFALFNISIDADVSYVKEEFQDNNDSVVYAVYDVYNNGKMIGGQLNVTASHEMSCDPFECRRTRHLSSLLKRSKYGNREQLTDVVLRVATVVTQRSLTLSDNELIRFLSQENDTHIDSLARFGFHLTLILRDLLHCKMKFIFSDSWSKSDVVGGSVGAVVDQTADLTATPSLATEGRLKYLSAIIETGFFRSVCIFRTPHNAGLRGDVFLQPFSPLVWYLFGGVLSLIGVLLWITFYTECKRMQERWRLDYLPSLLSTFMISFGAACIQSSSLIPRSAGGRLIYFALFLISFIMYNYYTSVVVSSLLSSPVKSKIKTMQELAESSLTVGLEPLPFTKSYLNYSRLPEIHLFIKRKIETQTQNPELWLPAEQGVLRVRDNPGYVYVFETSSGYAYVERYFTAQQICDLNEVLFRPEQLFYTHLHRNSTYKELFRLRFLRILETGVYRKQRSYWVHMKLHCVAQNFVITVGMEYVAPLLLMLICADILVVVILLVELAWKRFFTRPPLTFHP from the exons ATGCAGCTGGTGCAGTTGGCCAACTTTGTGCTGGACAATCTTGTGCAGTCGCGAATTGGATTCATTGTGTTATTCCACTGCTGGCAGAGTGATGAAA GTCTTAAATTTGCTCAGCAGTTCATCAAGCCCATACATCCCATACTGGTCTATCATCAGTTCGTTCAAATGAGAGGAGTGCCGAATTGGCCACACTTAGAACTCAATTACATGGGCCACACACAGCCCACTCTAGCGATCTACGTAGATATAAAGTGCGAACAGGCTCAGGAGTTAGTACAGGAG GCTAGTCGGGAGCAGATCTATAATCAGCATTACCATTGGCTCTTGGTTGGCAACCAGTCTGAATTGGAGTTTTATGATTTGTTTGCATTATTCAACATATCCATTGATGCGGATGTAAGTTATGTGAAGGAGGAGTTCCAGGATAACAACGACTCGGTTGTCTATGCAGTCTATGATGTCTACAATAATGGGAAAATGATTGGGGGGCAGCTGAATGTAACCGCATCCCACGAAATGTCATGTGATCCCTTCGAATGTCGTAGGACTCGACATCTAAGTTCCTTGCTGAAGCGTTCTAAATACGGAAATAGAGAACAACTTACGGACGTTGTCCTGAGGG TGGCAACGGTGGTCACCCAACGTTCACTCACCTTGTCGGATAATGAACTTATTCGTTTTTTGAGCCAGGAGAACGATACCCACATTGATTCATTAGCTAGATTTGGGTTCCACCTGACCCTAATCCTGAGAGATCTTCTACACTGCAA AATGAAGTTCATCTTCTCGGATAGCTGGAGCAAATCGGATGTAGTAGGTGGTTCCGTGGGTGCTGTGGTGGACCAGACTGCGGATCTTACGGCCACGCCCTCTTTGGCCACTGAAGGCAGGCTTAAGTATTTGTCTGCCATTATTGAGACAGGTTTTTTCCGTTCCGTTTGCATTTTCCGTACTCCCCACAATGCGGGACTCCGGGGAGATGTATTCCTTCAGCCCTTCAGTCCGTTGGTTTGGTATCTCTTTGGAGGAGTACTGTCGTTGATTGGTGTCCTCCTGTGGATCACCTTCTATACGGAGTGCAAGCGAATGCAAGAACGATGGCGATTGGACTACCTGCCCTCTCTGCTGAGCACTTTCATGATTAGTTTTGGAGCAGCCTGCATCCAAAGTTCGTCCTTAATTCCTCGTTCCGCCGGAGGCAGACTTATTTACTTCGCCCTGTTCCTGATCAGCTTCATTATGTACAACTACTACACCTCCGTTGTCGTTTCTTCTCTACTAAGCTCGCCCGTGAAGTCTAAAATCAAAACGATGCAGGAGCTGGCGGAGAGTTCTCTAACCGTGGGCTTGGAACCACTTCCCTTCACCAAGAGCTACTTAAAT TACTCAAGACTTCCGGAAATACACTTGTTCATTAAACGCAAAATCGAAACGCAGACCCAGAATCCTGAGCTTTGGTTGCCCGCAGAGCAGGGTGTATTGAGGGTCAGGGATAATCCTGGCTATGTCTACGTGTTCGAGACCTCCTCCGGATACGCCTATGTGGAGCGTTACTTTACGGCCCAACAGATTTGCGATTTAAACGAAGTTCTATTTCGACCCGAGCAGCTATTCTACACGCACTTACATCGCAACTCCACGTACAAGGAGCTCTTCAGACTGCG ATTCCTTAGGATCCTGGAAACTGGTGTCTACCGGAAGCAGCGCAGCTACTGGGTGCACATGAAGCTGCACTGTGTGGCTCAGAACTTCGTCATCACTGTGGGAATGGAGTACGTGGCTCCACTGCTCCTCATGCTGATCTGCGCAGATATCCTGGTCGTGGTAATCCTGCTGGTGGAACTGGCCTGGAAGCGCTTTTTCACGCGTCCGCCCCTTACCTTTCACCCGTAG
- the LOC120449591 gene encoding ionotropic receptor 75a isoform X2, producing the protein MTSSWPLYRLIVFNLLEINLSNLMVFHCWSIEEAFPLVEMLNQNGIYSQYINLQNPENLANVHKKYLDSDLVRMGVFLDLGCDQAELVTNQSSRGRLYNQNLHWLLYDEAGNFTKLRQLFGGANLSLNADLTYVSRQDEELFMLHDVYNKGSHLGGKLNITVDQTLHCNRSHCQVKDYLSELHLRPRLQHRMDLSSVTFRLAALVSVLPINSSEEELLEFLNSDRDSHMDSISRIGNRLIMHTQEILGFKLHYIWCGTWSVQDAFGGAIGMLTNESAELSTSPFVPSWNRLHYVHPMTEQAQFRAVCMFRTPHNAGIKAAVFLEPFMPSVWFAFAGLLIFAGVLLWMIFHLERHWMQRCLDFIPSLLSSCLISFGAACIQGSYLMPRSAGGRLAFIAVMLTSFLMYNYYTSIVVSTLLGSPVRSNIRTIQQLADSSLDVGFDTVPFTKTYLVSSARPDIRSLYKQKVESKRDPNSVWLSPEEGVIRVRDQPGFVYTSEASFMYHFVEKHYLPREISDLNEIILRPESAVYGMVHLNSTYRQLLTQLQVRMLETGITSKQSRFFSKTKLDTFSNSFVIQVGMEYAAPLFISLLVAYFLALVILILEIFWARYSKKKLITVIPQNQ; encoded by the exons ATGACTAGTAGTTGGCCATTGTATCGGTTGATTGTTTTCAATCTACTGGAAATCAATTTGAGCAATCTCATGGTATTTCACTGTTGGTCGATAGAGG AGGCTTTCCCTTTGGTTGAGATGCTAAATCAGAACGGCATTTATTCGCAATACATCAACCTGCAAAACCCCGAAAACTTGGCCAACGTGCACAAGAAATACTTGGATAGCGATTTAGTCAGGATGGGAGTCTTTCTGGATTTGGGTTGTGACCAAGCCGAACTAGTAACAAATCAG TCCAGTCGTGGCCGGctttataatcaaaatttgcaCTGGCTTCTTTACGACGAGGCAGGTAACTTTACCAAGTTAAGACAACTATTTGGGGGGGCCAATCTAAGCCTCAATGCAGACCTGACCTATGTCAGCCGTCAGGATGAGGAGCTCTTTATGCTGCATGATGTCTATAATAAGGGAAGTCATTTGGGCGGCAAGCTCAATATCACCGTGGACCAGACTCTGCATTGCAATCGAAGTCACTGCCAGGTAAAGGACTATCTCAGTGAACTGCATTTAAGACCTAGACTGCAGCACCGAATGGATTTATCGAGCGTTACCTTTCGATTGGCCGCATTG GTTTCTGTGCTGCCAATTAATTCCAGCGAGGAGGAACTTCTCGAGTTCCTTAATAGCGACCGGGACTCTCACATGGACTCGATTTCCCGCATTGGCAATCGCCTTATCATGCACACGCAGGAAATTCTTGGTTTTAA ACTTCATTACATTTGGTGTGGCACATGGAGTGTTCAGGATGCTTTTGGCGGAGCTATTGGGATGTTGACTAACGAGTCCGCCGAGCTCAGCACTTCCCCGTTTGTGCCCTCTTGGAATCGCCTCCACTACGTACATCCCATGACGGAGCAGGCCCAATTTAGGGCCGTTTGCATGTTTCGTACTCCACATAATGCCGGAATTAAAGCGGCCGTATTTCTGGAGCCCTTCATGCCGAGCGTTTGGTTCGCCTTCGCCGGGCTCCTCATCTTCGCCGGAGTGTTGCTCTGGATGATCTTCCACCTGGAGCGGCATTGGATGCAGCGTTGTCTCGACTTCATTCCGTCTCTGCTTAGCAGTTGCTTGATCAGCTTCGGAGCAGCCTGTATTCAGGGTTCCTATTTGATGCCGAGGTCAGCAGGAGGACGATTGGCCTTCATCGCCGTGATGCTGACCTCTTTCCTCATGTACAACTACTACACATCCATTGTGGTGTCCACTCTGCTGGGATCTCCGGTTCGCTCCAATATCAGGACTATTCAGCAGTTGGCCGACAGCTCCCTCGATGTGGGATTCGATACGGTTCCGTTCACCAAGACATATCTGGTG TCGTCTGCGCGTCCAGATATTCGCAGTCTTTACAAACAGAAGGTGGAAAGCAAGCGAGATCCGAACAGCGTGTGGCTTTCTCCGGAGGAGGGAGTGATCCGGGTGAGGGATCAGCCGGGATTTGTGTACACATCGGAGGCCTCGTTCATGTACCACTTTGTGGAGAAGCACTATCTTCCGCGCGAGATCTCCGATCTGAACGAGATTATCCTGCGGCCCGAGAGTGCCGTCTACGGAATGGTTCACCTGAACTCCACCTACCGACAGCTACTCACCCAACTGCAGGTGCGAATGCTGGAGACCGGAATAACCTCGAAACAGAGCAGGTTCTTTAGCAAGACCAAGTTGGACACGTTCTCGAATAGTTTTGTGATCCAGGTGGGTATGGAATATGCTGCCCCCTTGTTCATATCCCTTCTGGTGGCCTATTTCCTGGCCCTTGTGATCCTGATCCTGGAAATTTTCTGGGCCCGTTATTCAAAGAAGAAATTGATCACTGTTATCCCGCAGAATCAGTAA
- the LOC120449535 gene encoding battenin has product MTASKQQEAEAEHDPQVVVTPGDASRSSRQDRGLWRDLTSYWILGLCNNYGYVVMLSAAHDIIKQFNPSDDSEESLSGRNCHLVSTGAILLADVLPSLFVKILMPFFPFWVNFRIALAVAFSAAGFLLVGFANAEWMALLGVIITSASSGIGETTFLAYSSRYNKNVISTWSSGTGGAGVIGSLSYASLRSLDFSPRDTMLIMLIFPAIEAFAFWLLLRRPQIDILPVTTVESTEVLISDEKPLVGFKEKLSYIKHLFKYMLPLCLVYFFEYFINQGLFELVYFEDIFLDKDSQYRWLNVDYQIGVFISRSSVNLFQLDKIWLMSIFQFVNVVYFLTEVIWWYTPSIWIVFAIVLWEGLLGGGAYVNTFYRMSKEISPERQQFAMAMVVQSDSYGIALAGFLAIPVHNAICGLPAAARSLVW; this is encoded by the exons ATGACGGCAAGCAAGCAACAAGAGGCCGAGGCCGAACATGATCCCCAAGTGGTGGTCACCCCTGGAGATGCCTCTCGCAGCTCTCGCCAAGATCGGGGCTTGTGGCGGGACTTGACTTCCTACTGGATCCTCGGTCTGTGCAACAACTACGGATACGTGGTGATGTTGAGTGCTGCCCACGATATTATCAAGCAGTTTAATCCG agtGATGACTCTGAAGAAAGCTTGTCGGGAAGAAATTGTCACTTGGTATCAACGGGGGCTATCTTGCTGGCTGACGTGCTGCCCTCATTATTTGTCAAGATTCTAATGCCATTCTTTCCATTTTGGGTCAA tTTTCGGATAGCTCTTGCCGTTGCCTTTTCAGCAGCTGGTTTCCTTCTGGTTGGATTCGCCAATGCCGAATGGATGGCTCTATTGGGAGTCATAATTACTTCAGCCAGCAGCGGCATAGGAGAGACCACTTTCTTGGCCTATTCTTCGCGATACAACAA GAATGTGATATCCACTTGGTCGTCCGGAACTGGTGGCGCCGGAGTAATCGGATCCTTGAGCTATGCCAGCTTGAGATCATTAGACTTCAGTCCCAGAGATACTATGCTGATTATGCTGATCTTCCCTGCGATCGAGGCCTTTGCCTTCTGGTTGCTACTTCGTCGTCCACAAATTGATATATTGCCGGTTACGACGGTTGAGTCCACGGAAGTCCTGATCAGCGATGAGAAGCCATTAGTTGGATTCAAGGAAAAGCTGTCCTATATTAAGCACCTATTCAAGTATATGTTGCCTCTTTGCCTGGTTTACTTCTTCGAATACTTCATCAATCAAGGATTG TTCGAATTGGTGTACTTTGAAGATATATTCCTGGACAAAGACTCGCAGTACCGCTGGCTGAATGTGGACTATCAAATCGGAGTCTTTATTTCGCGCTCCTCGGTCAACCTTTTCCAGCTGGACAAGATCTGGCTGATGTCCATATTCCAGTTCGTCAACGTGGTCTACTTCCTCACCGAGGTCATTTGGTGGTACACGCCCAGCATCTGGATCGTGTTCGCCATCGTTCTGTGGGAAGGACTGCTGGGCGGCGGTGCCTACGTGAACACCTTCTACCGGATGTCCAAGGAAATCTCACCGGAGCGCCAGCAGTTCGCCATGGCCATGGTGGTTCAGTCGGACTCCTATGGCATTGCCCTGGCCGGATTCCTGGCCATTCCCGTGCACAACGCCATCTGTGGTCTTCCGGCCGCGGCCAGAAGCCTTGTTTGGTGA
- the LOC120449467 gene encoding arylsulfatase B — MRGLSAFLLLLCLQRVKSDESAAARRPNIIIIMADDMGFDDVSFRGGREFLTPNIDALAYHGRLLDRLYAPAMCTPSRGALLSGRYPIHTGTQHFVISNEEPWALTLNATLMPEIFKEAGYSTNLVGKWHLGFSRPEYTPTRRGFDYHFGYWGAYIDYFQRRSKMPVANYSLGYDFRRNMELECRDRGVYVTDLLTAEAERLIKDHAGKEQPLFLMLSHLAAHTANKDDPLQAPEEEIQKFSYIKDLNRRKYAAMISKLDQSVGRIISSLAATDQLENSIVIFYSDNGAPSVGMFANTGSNFPLRGQKNTPWEGGVRVAGAIWSSKLQARGSIFSQPLYVADWLPTLCRAAGIKLDSTLKLDGIDLWPELSGSADAPHVPREILHILDDVWRLAALQMGQWKYVNGTIAAGRYDSVLTYRELDDLDPRENRYAVTVRNSATSRALSRYDLRRLTQQRISITRRLAAVRCGDLQRSCNPLLEECLYDISTDPCEQNNLVYSERHSDVLAALRRRVQELRASASRPGNRASMPEADPTLHTCAWESFEVLKPKIVPLECDYEGIPC, encoded by the exons ATGCGGGGCTTATCAGCGTTTCTGCTTTTGCTCTGCCTCCAACGGGTAAAGTCGGACGAATCTGCTGCAGCACGGCGTCCCAACATAATCATCATTATGGCCGACGACATG GGCTTCGATGATGTGAGCTTTCGAGGCGGCCGGGAGTTTCTAACCCCCAATATCGATGCCTTGGCCTATCACGGTCGTCTACTGGATCGCCTCTACGCCCCGGCGATGTGCACTCCATCGCGGGGAGCACTGCTCAGCGGCCGGTACCCAATACACACGG GTACTCAGCACTTTGTAATTAGCAACGAAGAGCCATGGGCCCTAACCCTCAATGCCACATTGATGCCGGAGATCTTCAAGGAAGCTGGTTACTCCACGAACCTGGTGGGGAAATGGCACCTGGGCTTCTCCCGCCCGGAATATACGCCCACTCGGCGGGGATTTGACTATCATTTCGGCTATTGGGGCGCTTATATAGACTACTTCCAGAGACGATCCAAGATGCCGGTGGCCAACTATAGTCTGGGCTACGATTTCCGGCGGAACATGGAGCTAGAGTGCCGTGATCGTGGGGTTTATGTAACTGATTTGCTTACCGCTGAGGCGGAACGTTTGATTAAAGACCATGCTGGTAAGGAGCAACCCCTTTTCCTGATGCTCAGCCACCTGGCTGCCCACACGGCTAACAAGGATGATCCTCTGCAAGCTCCCGAGGAGGAGATACAAAAGTTTTCCTACATTAAGGATCTCAACCGAAGGAAATATGCAG CAATGATCTCCAAACTGGACCAGAGCGTGGGCCGTATAATAAGCTCACTGGCCGCCACGGATCAACTGGAGAACAGCATTGTGATCTTCTACTCGGACAATGGAGCCCCATCGGTGGGTATGTTCGCGAATACGGGCTCCAATTTTCCACTCCGTGGGCAGAAGAATACACCGTGGGAGGGCGGAGTACGGGTGGCTGGTGCGATTTGGAGCTCCAAGCTTCAGGCACGCGGCTCCATCTTCAGTCAGCCCTTATATGTGGCCGACTGGTTGCCAACACTTTGCCGTGCTGCAGGCATAAAGCTGGATAGCACCCTGAAACTGGACGGAATCGATTTGTGGCCCGAGCTATCCGGATCCGCAGATGCTCCCCACGTTCCTCGAGAGATTCTGCACATCTTGGACGACGTTTGGCGCCTGGCTGCTCTCCAAATGGGACAGTGGAAGTATGTGAATGGCACCATTGCCGCCGGTCGATACGACTCGGTGCTCACCTACCGGGAACTGGACGACCTGGATCCCCGCGAGAATCGCTATGCGGTGACAGTGCGCAATTCCGCCACCTCAAGGGCCCTTTCTCGTTACGATTTGCGACGACTGACGCAACAACGGATTTCTATCACCCGTCGATTGGCTGCTGTGCGTTGTGGAGACCTCCAGAGGTCATGTAATCCTCTGTTAGAGGAGTGTTTGTACGACATATCAACGGATCCCTGTGAGCAGAACAATCTGGTTTACTCCGAGAGGCACTCCGATGTTTTGGCCGCCCTACGAAGACGTGTTCAAGAACTAAGAGCCAGTGCATCCCGCCCGGGAAATCGAGCCAGCATGCCGGAGGCAGATCCCACATTGCACACCTGCGCCTGGGAGTCCTTTGAAGTGCTGAAGCCAAAAATCG TTCCTTTGGAATGCGACTACGAAGGCATACCTTGTTAA
- the LOC120449468 gene encoding uncharacterized protein LOC120449468, producing the protein MEERAVLANIASIITKDLLIDQPSVDINSGSYPLLSFNEDDDEAEIFALMQRKRALSSSRKRRISQDPEDQKEDLKLPKLEWHHPELNLLHRYTDAQFESCLHMRKLTFLKIQQTLEKTLCGIALPGYPAPPAQTMVSLALWKLSTDEHFEEIARKFRLPWALCQQVVRAFWHCISDNYESFIKWPNSLAAQRSTLQGYQKLEHLRCFRELFGIITLRRLDVFLESEHADVPVVLQLICNAERKIVDCYVELAMEYSFEDSPIGQTLALNPRTMPAGSYLIGNEVFPLKSYLMRPIEAECFRKDAVFNELLRPAFQLAEQVLDTLARRFNTLYALEARDLNEVRLIVESICAMHNICEEYLDDGLEDPGHRSFSWGGVVAGVRGSEKDSKGLQRRVELLDELVAIETGE; encoded by the exons ATGGAGGAACGCGCTGTGCTTGCCAACATTGCGTCTATAATCACCAAGGATTTGCTTATTGACCAGCCGTCCGTGGACATCAATTCAGGCAGTTATCCACTGTTGTCCTTTAACGAGGACGACGATGAAGCTGAGATTTTCGCTTTGATGCAGCGGAAACGGGCGTTGTCATCCAGTCGGAAGCGCAGGATCTCCCAGGATCCGGAGGACCAAAAAGAGGACCTAAAGCTGCCCAAGCTGGAGTGGCACCACCCGGAACTCAACCTCCTGCACCGCTACACGGATGCCCAGTTCGAGTCCTGCCTCCACATGCGCAAACTTACATTCCTG aaAATACAGCAAACCCTTGAGAAAACTTTATGCGGAATCGCGTTGCCAGGCTATCCTGCTCCGCCGGCGCAGACCATGGTGTCCTTGGCCCTGTGGAAGCTGTCCACCGACGAGCACTTCGAGGAAATCGCCCGAAAGTTTCGACTTCCCTGGGCTCTTTGCCAGCAGGTAGTGCGGGCATTCTGGCACTGCATCTCCGATAATTACGAGAGCTTCATCAAGTGGCCAAACTCACTGGCGGCCCAGCGGAGCACCCTGCAGGGGTACCAGAAATTAGAGCACTTGCGCTGTTTTCGGGAACTGTTCGGCATCATAACGCTGAGGCGTCTGGACGTATTTCTGGAGTCGGAGCACGCTGATGTGCCGGTGGTTCTCCAGTTAATTTGCAATGCCGAGCGGAAGATCGTCGACTGCTACGTAGAGCTGGCCATGGAGTACAGCTTCGAGGACTCACCCATTGGCCAGACCTTGGCCCTGAATCCAAGGACCATGCCGGCGGGCAGCTATCTCATCGGGAATGAGGTGTTTCCTCTCAAATCCTACCTGATGCGACCCATTGAGGCCGAGTGCTTCCGCAAGGATGCGGTGTTCAATGAACTGCTACGTCCCGCCTTTCAGCTGGCGGAACAGGTACTGGACACCTTAGCCCGACGGTTCAATACCCTGTACGCCCTAGAGGCCCGAGATTTGAACGAGGTGCGCCTCATTGTGGAGAGCATCTGTGCGATGCACAACATATGCGAGGAGTACCTGGATGATGGACTGGAGGACCCTGGACATAGATCCTTTAGTTGGGGCGGGGTGGTGGCGGGTGTCAGGGGAAGCGAGAAGGACTCCAAGGGACTGCAGCGAAGGGTTGAGCTCCTTGATGAACTGGTGGCCATAGAGACAGGCGAATAA